The Athalia rosae chromosome 7, iyAthRosa1.1, whole genome shotgun sequence genome window below encodes:
- the LOC105693697 gene encoding nucleolar pre-ribosomal-associated protein 1 isoform X3, whose translation MDSNDKKVKKSKKRKATKPIDDIPENENESIVTTNENNISQESSKKKKLEIVNPEENDEDSTNDEVGNSQKFTDTEARQITGKSLRASFNSADGLAVLKKFVTICNENKKLDLAVQYLDAGGSPLEILRLLETTDKKNINNATVVFSALEIVIIEILAKYPHYHSSAAEACRYLLNSHLSSIHSMLSSQSNAKQRKVVLKLLTAVVTLGGNLPRELLGHLSLHFQVLDTLSRHTQPTDSQSVRTSFIHFILSFLIEGNVSVVRTLLDKRGVLSSIFPDLIYDTHHLVNLVFTTVKTYVLENPGISKTIKLSTFSTPVIQNIVSLYNWKGPKNWPNKHRKKQAEESPGYTDPEEKKVVVEVVHEFLSTLLTSNKFGIIFHDRSLGTSGQKNNQLANTILQSLDRPWEHTKPADLVVKILVACPDLIRSQLVYTEPYLTPAISQKWILLMKFIQQIVESLNPEVCLKPCLSELTTSKLFSVVTTLTASPLILKNAIAPALNHDCLLVRHTATVLLVVMLKQLKNFMDTVRRHSLDDNETLKLQKYVTDYLQKNIPSLDTLLIAWKKTLSPNEEIEEESVAKTAGTINFPTLKESLTAILDLLLIYRDIRPQLSETSLITTSNSTSLLTGLNTIKDIDEEELGTLKVKALQFLLELDSSAFSPEKELFGETIPFLIALLDARKGPMPVSRQAKTALKALLNSCGVFEGCSYQVDIWINSCLNFENIEERLEISYWLVKIIRKTVKHVTKYVDLVIQAEEVAGEHLYSETKIDDIFTDLMERDIKIEEKKMTRMLPSVSISVLLPAAIENLQSDQSKLLLQYMSRVLVHTLHCQIAPHALIHLTKDLEALPALSYLSSWIPSHEHNSVKKPFGSKSLIYKFSKALLNERKIDLTELFEGNRKLSLQIGDEEFNFEYSMHPDEVIALYRLTIFYFTQLLQEEKLTKEMNYNIKVAVITLLHIAKDIEFTDESLNISEECCDWTLAHPVILQNFSPLHKKKNLVEKHSTEMVADVCRKMIDLFGKQKISDLIVPFKEKYMRKLMTAVNKSRNDGNVKDSPTVVRFVEILQFNTRDIIEVLTAVTELPSDKLVSTDKIQLSMWGLLVPKLVAATVGEIEDNERRKSLTLDKSLIEKIGAHMIQLISFKNKNLDIWIDSLFAHLKRFPHNIAGVDRNMLLSLIKGKHSLLATELASFLISRNIKFVSVYVKYAMSNVEALKDRDTVFSILSSMLDNEAQPQFYPKLYELYKEEILGWFSDPETVNPSIKRNIKAAVKLIETVVDVETCNERCDMILSNGDKLLMVDTSYIELLQSIFTKAGKLEIIGNNRLVDFAQILIHVTVSALKKDSKNNEKHEKLCKILLETISLVDVKKSHSQCHEIQKNHSWPQFTRFSLKLGLKSSKDDNNQVLLLRTLVKLCDIVYENNSDDEYVKTLFEMTTSHSEFINTMLGTSSTKRDLIELLLVLVKKNNSLMASTHVSLYLGSYNATLNETDQLILQLLQYYESHNVKLTDYRPYLWGSTAASHYSVKSGADTALWRQPSTSQVLDLFTQEMVNSTVKDYPVSRNLVSTELHPSQSAYDPAFYLPLLCYLLSDNSVVACHKITQSGALALVLSACGSTQKQTRIAAFTVISRFYYHLEATNSKEKLLWMHFIDTFRNGISSSESELQEVELSCLVTTFMARTSLVATQPLNPLYSPLQRFLMAKPELNLTTIPEFLQLFHSSEIDYKMHRFWILEVIRDGLKTKVDTNVAFRCMIFKMLFAFYNCVLADRQTKNLILQVINSAVKIPNAALLLTTGYGLLPWLNEVTYSLNEDDLDFISIFINVIWNLFESLKKSNKKCEVLDYMLLSTMMNLKIHLSRNTDIESYKNYIVLLEKIVSTRPSVFSKSLSVNHIQELVQLSKIILGEVDECEDLMQFGAKFFMKNLNSDCQDDVAVAKNSLRKLIILVSTNK comes from the exons ATGGATAGCAAcgacaaaaaagtaaaaaaaagcaaaaaacgaaaggCTACAAAACCTATCGATGATATTcctgagaatgaaaatgaatcgatTGTTACaactaatgaaaataatatttcacaaGAATCTtccaagaaaaagaaactcgagATCGTTAATCCAGAAG AAAATGATGAAGACTCTACTAATGACGAAGTTGGTAACTCACAAAAGTTCACCGATACAGAAGCCAGACAGATTACTGGGAAGTCTTTGAGAGCCAGTTTTAACTCAGCAGATGGCTTAGCCGTTCTGAAGAAGTTTGTGACAATTTGTAATGAAAACAAGAAGCTTGACTTGGCGGTACAATATTTGGATGCAGGTGGAAGTCCCTTGGAAATTCTCAGGCTATTGGAAacgacggataaaaaaaatattaacaatgCCACTGTAGTTTTTTCAGCGCTGgaaattgtaataattga GATACTCGCGAAATATCCTCACTATCATTCAAGTGCGGCAGAAGCCTGCCGGTATTTGTTAAATTCCCATTTATCGTCGATACATTCCATGTTGTCTAGCCAGAGTAAtgcaaaacaaagaaaagtagtattgaaattattgacTGCAGTTGTTACACTGGGTGGAAATTTACCTCGTGAATTACTCGGTCATCTCTCTTTGCACTTTCAAGTCCTGGACACTCTCTCAAGGCATACACAACCCACAGATTCGCAGAGCGTTCGAACCAGTTTCATCCATttcattttgtcatttttgatCGAGGGCAATGTATCGGTGGTCAGAACATTATTAGATAAACGAGGAGTCCTGTCCAGCATATTTCCAGATCTGATCTATGACACACACCACTTAGTTAATCTAGTTTTCACAACAGTGAAAACGTATGTCCTAGAAAACCCAGGGATCAGTAAGACTATAAAACTCAGTACTTTCTCAACTCCAGTAATTCAGAACATAGTCTCATTATACAATTGGAAAGGACCCAAAAACTGGCCCAATAAACACCGAAAAAAACAAGCTGAAGAAAGTCCTGGGTACACAGAtcctgaagagaaaaaa GTGGTCGTTGAAGTCGTTCACGAATTTTTGTCAACGTTACTAACTTCCAATAAGtttggaataattttccacGATCGGTCACTTGGTACCTCGggacaaaaaaacaatcagcTAGCCAACACGATACTTCAGAGTTTAGATCGACCTTGGGAACACACAAAACCGGCGGATTTGGTTGTGAAGATTCTTGTGGCATGCCCAGATCTGATCAGATCTCAACTTGTGTATACCGAACCCTATCTGACACCTGCAATATCTCAGAAGTGGATACTGCTCATGAAATTTATCCAACAG ATTGTTGAATCACTAAATCCAGAAGTATGCCTCAAGCCATGCTTATCGGAATTGACTACATCAAAATTATTCTCTGTGGTGACAACTCTAACAGCATCTCcgctaattttgaaaaatgctaTTGCTCCAGCTTTGAATCATGACTGTTTATTGGTACGTCATACTGCAACAGTTCTACTCGTAGTTATGCTCaagcaattgaaaaattttatggacACTGTGAGACGTCATAGCTTAGACGACAATGAAACTTTGAAGCTTCAAAAATATGTTACCGATTATCTGCAAAAG AATATCCCTAGTTTGGATACTCTTTTAATTGCTTGGAAAAAAACGCTATCGCCCAATGAAGAGATTGAGGAAGAATCTGTTGCAAAAACTGCAGGAACGATTAATTTCCCAACTCTCAAAGAAAGTCTGACTGCAATTTTAGATTTACTTTTAATTTATCGAGACATACGTCCTCAACTGTCGGAAACCAGTTTAATAACAACTTCTAATTCTACCTCGTTACTAACCGGATTGAATACAATAAAAGATATAGATGAAGAAGAACTTGGCACACTGAAAGTGAAAGCTTTACAATTTTTACTAGAACTTGATTCTTCAGCATTCTCTCCAGAGAAG gaATTATTTGGTGAAACCATACCATTTTTAATTGCTCTCCTCGATGCTCGTAAAGGTCCTATGCCAGTAAGTCGCCAAGCAAAAACTGCGTTGAAAGCGCTTCTGAATAGCTGCGGGGTGTTTGAAGGTTGTAGTTATCAGGTTGATATATGGATAAACAGTtgcttgaattttgaaaatatagaaGAGAGATTAGAAATTTCTTATTGGCTTGTTAAAATTATCCGAAAAACTGTTAAGCACGTAACAAAATACGTTGATCTTGTTATCCAAGCTGAGGAAGTAGCTGGAGAACATCTGTACagtgaaacaaaaatcgacgatataTTTACAG ACCTGATGGAACGTGacataaaaatagaagaaaagaagatgacGAGAATGTTACCTTCTGTATCTATAAGCGTATTATTGCCTGCAGCGATTGAAAATCTGCAAAGTGATCAGAGTAAATTGCTGCTTCAGTACATGTCACGTGTATTAGTTCATACGTTGCATTGTCAAATTGCGCCACATGCGTTGATACATTTAACAAAGGACCTAGAAGCGCTACCCGCGCTATCTTATTTATCTAGCTGGATACCTTCTCACGAACACAACAGTGTTAAGAAACCATTTGGTTCAAAAAGCCTGATTTATAAATTCAGCAAGGCCTTGCTGAACGAACGTAAAATTGACTTGACTGAACTGTTTGAAGGAAACAGAAAATTGTCATTACAAATTGGAGATGAAGAATTCAATTTCGAATATTCAATGCACCCCGACGAAGTCATAGCGCTTTATAGAttaactattttttattttacacaacTACtgcaggaagaaaaattgaccaaaGAAATGAATTACAATATAAAAGTTGCGGTGATAACTCTACTGCATATAGCAAAGGACATTGAATTTACCGATGAAAGTTTAAACATTTCTGAGGAATGCTGCGACTGGACATTAGCCCATCCTGTGAtcttgcaaaatttttcgccattgcataaaaaaaaaaacctagtTGAAAAACACTCTACGGAAATGGTGGCTGACGTTTGTCGTAAGATGATCGATTTgtttggaaaacaaaaaatttccgatctcaTTGTTCCCTTCAAAgagaaatacatgagaaaattgATGACTGCGGTGAATAAGAGTCGGAATGACGGAAATGTAAAAGATTCACCAACAGTTGTACGATTTGTTGAAATTCTACAATTTAATACTAGAGATATTATCGAGGTATTGACCGCTGTAACGGAACTGCCCTCGGACAAACTAGTTTCTACAGATAAAATTCAACTATCGATGTGGGGTTTACTAGTTCCAAAGTTAGTGGCTGCGACAGTTGGAGAAATAGAAGATAATGAGCGCAGAAAATCTTTAACGTTGGACAAATctttgatagaaaaaattggTGCTCATATGATTCAACTAATCAGTTtcaagaacaaaaatttggaTATTTGGATTGATAGTCTCTTTGCACATTTGAAAAGATTCCCGCATAATATCGctggagttgatagaa ATATGCTCCTATCGCTAATTAAGGGAAAACATAGCCTTTTGGCAACCGAATTAGCATCATTTTTAATAAGTAGGAATATAAAGTTCGTTTCTGTCTATGTAAAATATGCTATGTCCAATGTCGAGGCTTTGAAAGACAGAGATACCGTGTTCTCAATCCTATCAAGCATGCTAGACAACGAAGCACAGCCACAGTTTTATCCGAAACTGTACGAATTATACAAAGAAGAAATATTGGGCTGGTTTTCTGACCCGGAAACAGTAAATCCGTCGATCAAAAGAAACATCAAAGCTGCGGTCAAATTAATCGAAACTGTTGTAG ACGTAGAAACGTGTAACGAAAGGTGTGATATGATCTTATCAAATGGGGACAAGTTATTGATGGTGGATACAAGTTATATCGAATTGCTACAAAGCATTTTTACGAAAGCCGGAAAACTTGAAATCATTGGAAATAATCGTCTGGTGGATTTTGCGCAAATACTTATTCACGTTACGGTATCAGCCCTAAAAAAAgatagtaaaaataatgagaagcACGAGAAATTATGTAAAATTTTGCTCGAGACCATAAGCCTGGTAGATGTTAAAAAAAGTCACTCACAGTGCCACGAAATACAAAAGAACCATTCCTGGCCGCAGTTTACACGATTTTCTCTAAAACTGGGCCTAAAATCTTCCAAAGATGATAACAATCAAGTCCTACTATTGAGAACGTTAGTTAAACTTTGCGACATTGTGTACGAGAATAACAGCGACGACGAATACGTTAAAACTTTGTTTGAAATGACGACTTCTCATTCTGAATTTATCAACACAATGCTGGGCACAAGTTCCACTAAAA gagATTTGATAGAGCTACTTTTGGTGCtagtgaaaaagaataattcttTGATGGCCTCTACGCATGTATCACTTTATCTAGGAAGTTACAATGCAACGCTGAACGAAActgatcaattaattttacag CTGCTGCAATATTACGAAAGTCACAACGTCAAACTAACAGACTATCGCCCATATTTATGGGGTAGCACGGCAGCTTCGCATTACAGTGTAAAAAGTGGAGCAGATACTGCTCTTTGGCGACAGCCGTCAACTTCCCAAGTCCTAGATTTATTTACACAAGAAATGGTCAACAGCACTGTGAAAGATTATCCTGTATCAAGGAATTTGgtg AGCACAGAACTGCATCCGTCGCAATCAGCTTATGATCCAGCATTTTATTTGCCACTGTtgtgttatttattatcagaCAACAGCGTAGTTGCTTGTCACAAAATCACTCAAAGCGGTGCACTTGCTTTAGTGTTGTCCGCTTGCGGAAGTACACAGAAACAGACTCGAATTGCTGCTTTTACAGTTATATCAAGATTCTACTACCACTTAGAAGCTACAAA TTCCAAAGAAAAATTACTGTGGATGCATTTCATCGACACTTTCCGGAATGGAATATCTTCCTCAGAATCAGAGCTGCAGGAAGTTGAACTTTCTTGTTTGGTAACGACGTTTATGGCACGCACTTCACTGGTTGCGACGCAACCTTTAAACCCTTTGTATTCACCGTTACAAAGATTTTTGATGGCAAAACCCGAATTGAATTTAACAACGATACCGGAATTCCTGCAGCTCTTTCATAGCTCTGAGATTGATTATAAAATGCACAGATTTTGGATCTTAGAAGTTATTCGTGACGGACTAAAGACCAAAGTGGATACAAACGTGGCCTTCAGATGTATGATATTTAAAATGCTATTTGCCTTTTATAACTGCGTTTTGGCCGATAGGCAAACTAAG aATCTTATACTGCAAGTAATAAATTCTGCAGTGAAAATTCCGAACGCTGCGTTACTACTTACAACTGGTTACGGTTTGCTACCTTGGCTCAACGAAGTAACTTACTCGTTAAATGAAGATGATTTAGATTTCatatcaatttttataaacGTGATATGGAATCTTTTTGAATCGttaaaaaaatctaataaaaaaTGCGAAGTATTAGACTACATGCTTTTAAGTACgatgatgaatttgaaaatacattTATCTAGAAATACGGATATCGAATCGTACAAAAACTACATTGTTCtattagaaaaaatcgtatctACTAGACCAtcagttttttcgaaaagtttgtCAGTTAATCACATCCAAGAATTGGTGCAACTTTCGAAAATAATCTTAGGAGAGGTCGACGAATGCGAAGACCTCATGCAATTCGGAGCTAagttttttatgaaaaacttAAATTCTGATTGTCAAGATGACGTGGCCGTGGCAAAAAACTCTctcagaaaattaataatcttgGTGTctacaaataaatga